The following are from one region of the Neochlamydia sp. AcF84 genome:
- a CDS encoding EVE domain-containing protein: MISNTQYWLMKTEPSVFSIDDLQREGFSEWEGVRNFQARNFMRDRMKEGDLVLFYHSNAKPSGIVGICRICREAHADFTAWDKDSPYYDPQATPDHPIWMMVEVEFVKKFSQVIALANLRKYPQLEGLKILEKGSRLSITPVEKKHFEFIESLGQLRVESDQNICSSQAQPTQPT, translated from the coding sequence ATGATTTCTAACACTCAATATTGGCTAATGAAAACCGAACCTTCAGTTTTTTCTATCGATGATTTACAACGCGAAGGATTTTCTGAATGGGAGGGTGTACGAAATTTCCAAGCCCGCAATTTTATGCGCGATAGGATGAAAGAGGGTGATTTGGTGCTTTTTTATCATTCCAATGCAAAGCCCTCAGGTATAGTAGGTATTTGCCGAATATGCCGGGAAGCTCATGCTGATTTTACTGCGTGGGATAAAGATAGCCCTTATTATGATCCCCAAGCTACCCCCGATCATCCTATTTGGATGATGGTAGAAGTAGAGTTTGTAAAGAAATTTTCCCAAGTTATTGCTCTAGCTAATTTAAGAAAATACCCTCAGCTTGAAGGGCTAAAGATCTTAGAGAAAGGCTCCCGTTTATCAATCACCCCTGTGGAGAAGAAACATTTTGAATTTATTGAATCGCTGGGGCAATTAAGGGTTGAATCAGATCA
- the ruvX gene encoding Holliday junction resolvase RuvX: protein MSGVQIEKPSITRIAALDYGLARIGIAVSDETKTIALPFMTLSCEKKTSDTAKKLVLLLEEHQKANHYTLLELVIGLPLLMNGTRGYLADETQYFISLLKNLLSIPVVSWDERLTSVQAERTMKEGKLNRKKRAKSVDNVAAIIILQNYLDHLKLRHGGTYDF from the coding sequence ATGAGCGGCGTCCAAATAGAAAAGCCTTCGATCACTCGCATCGCAGCTTTAGACTACGGATTAGCACGCATAGGCATCGCTGTTTCCGATGAAACTAAAACGATTGCACTACCTTTTATGACGCTTAGCTGCGAAAAAAAAACAAGCGATACTGCTAAAAAGCTGGTTTTACTTTTAGAAGAGCATCAAAAAGCTAACCATTACACTCTGCTCGAACTAGTTATAGGGCTGCCCCTCTTAATGAATGGAACAAGAGGTTATCTGGCAGATGAGACTCAATATTTTATAAGCCTATTGAAAAATTTACTTTCTATTCCTGTAGTTTCTTGGGATGAACGGCTTACATCTGTTCAAGCCGAACGTACGATGAAAGAAGGGAAGCTAAATCGCAAAAAACGTGCTAAATCTGTTGACAATGTTGCGGCTATCATTATCCTACAAAATTATCTTGATCATTTGAAATTACGTCATGGTGGGACATATGATTTCTAA